ATGATGCCTCTGAAGCAGAAAAAGAAGAGTCAAGATCTAAAATTGATCAATGGGAGAAGGACTATAAGATTATCGAGACAAATTGTCATTAGATGTGAGCTAGGACTTTTTAAACACTCGCCTCGAGACTCTAATGGAAGCCAAACAGTAGGGTTTTGACCTTAATGCTAAGATTGTTAAAGCTGAAGAAGCAATTGATAAAACTCAGCAATGTCAAAGCTTTTCTTCACCTAAAGATGAAGGTCCCACAGGTGATGGCCTTGTTTCTGGTGAAGCTAATGTCCAAGACTCTTCTTCTCAAGTTGACACTTCCACTCCCATTAATGATGCTCCCATAGATGATGCTCCTTAGTTTTTTCTTGCTTTCATGTTTGTTCAACTTTTGGgaagtttattttctttttcggaAGGTTGTTTTTTGATTACCCCTATCTTGTTTTGGGGTTTAATGACAAACAATTACCTATGTTTTGCCCAAAGTTTAATATATCATCTTCGGTTACTTTCACCATTTATTTGATATGTGAGCCTTTATTTTGCTCTTTGATATCTGAACTTGCATTTAGAAATGCTTTAATAATATGTGATTTTGATAAACACAAacttttataaaagagggcccttttatataagCGACACTGATGAAGATGACATCTCATCTTCATTTTGGTGTAAATTTTGCAAATGATTTTCTCTATTATTTGTACATTAATGTCACAACTGCTTTCTTTGTAGCAGATTTTCAGATACAAAATCGGGTTTATTATCCCGTAACTAATACAAAATCAGGTTTGTTatcatgtgactaatttttggcCTTAACCTAAAAACTCGTAGGAACTTGAAACGTATCTTGTGTCCTTCTTGCGAGTTCACACCTTCTCAAGGTTGCTTCTAGGTTTTTTATTCAGGCTTGATTTTTGACATTTTGGCTTGAGTTTTGACTCTTAGCTTCTTTTCCTTTATGTATAGTCCCTCCAGTGTTaaagctttgaagtatgaaatctcgaacTCCTAGATTGTTCCTTCCTTTTGGTCCATTCCCTGAAAAGGAAAATACACACGAGGCTCGGAGGTATATGTTTAGATGATGACTGCTTAATCCCTCTTTTCCATCAGAAAGGTTGTAACCTAGACCAGGAATAATTCAATATTCCGCATGTCTTTCGggtctaatatcatcatttggtacgggctagctttttgtttatcatctaaaattgttagtaaaattcaaaaactcaaaataaaattatatctgAGTGATGACTGATCGTGGGTACTTCCTTTGCCTAGAAATATTACTTCTTCAAATGAACAGTGTTCCAATGTGATGGTAGTATGCTGCCATCCATGGTTTCCAGCTCATACGCCCCTTTTCCAGCGATGCCTCGAGCCTTGTAAGGGCCTTCCCAATTTGGACTTAACTTACCCGCATTAGCCATTGTCGTTGACCGAAACACCTTTTTGGGGACGAAGTCTCCAATCTTGAAGTACCACAGATTTGCTTTCCTGTTGTAACATCGTTCAATCATCTGCTTTTGAGCCGCCATCCTTATTAGCGCAACTTCCCTCCTTTCCTCTAATAAATCCAGACTTACCTGCATTTCTTCTTCATTTGCTTCCTCAATAGCATGTGTGTATCTCATgcttggttcacctatttcaacaGGAATTAGGGCTTCAGTGCCATAGTGGAGTGAAAATGGAGTCTCGCCCGTACTTGTTCTGTAGTTGTTTAATAAGTCCACAATACTCCCACTAACACTTCTGGCCAATTGCCCTTTGACTTCTCTAATCTTTTCTTTATGCTATTAATATtaactttgtttgttgactcagcttgcCCATTAGCTACGGGATGGTAAGGCGAGGATGTAATCCGTTTAATCTTCCAACTCTGAAAGAACTCTGTGATTTTTGTGCCTATGAATTGCGGGCCATTTTCTCACACGATTTCCTTTGGAACTCCAAAATGATGGATAATATTTCGCCCAAATAAAGTCCCTGAATtctttttctcgcacctgtttgaaagctcctgcttctacccattttgaaaaataatatgTTAAAACCAATAGAAATCATACCTTTCCTTTGGCTTGAGGTAACGGACCTACGATATCCCTGCCACACTTCATGAAAGGACATGGCGCGATAACTGAATGTAACAATTCTGCTAGGCGATGCATGTTATTGGCATATCGTTGACATTTATCGCACTTGGCTAtaaagttttcttcttctttctccatTTTTGGCCAATATTATCTTGCTCTTATTAAAGTATTCACCAATGATCTTCCCCCAGCACGATTGCCATAGTGCCCTTCGTGTACTTCCCTCATTACATATTCTGTTTGTGAAGGACCAAGGCACCATGCTAAAGGTCCACCAAACATCTTTCGGAATAAGTTTCCACGAATTAAGCAATACCAGGCAGCTTTTTGGTGAAGTACCTGTGACTTTTTCTTGTCTTCGGGCAAGATTACGTACTGCAAAAAATTGACAaactcgttcctccaatcccaagttaaattattaaaatttacctcgttcttGACTTGATCAAGTATcgaatgaaacaaatgtattacaatagcattttctgcatttgttaCTTCCGTAACAGATGCGAGATTGGCCAACGCATTTGCCTCTGTATTCTCTCCCTGGGTATTTGAACAGTTTTTCACGATTGAAATTGTCTACCTAGTTCACATACCTTTTCCAGGTATTGTTGCATTCGTGCCTTTCTTGCTATGTAAGTCCCCTGCAGTTGGTAACTACAAGCTGCGAATCACTTTTGATTACAATCTGTTCTATGCCAAGTTCTCGTGCTATTTCCAGACCTGcaatcaaagcttcatactcTACTTCATTAGTAATGATAGTATAACATTTTATTGCTTGTCTTATGATTTCTCCTGATTGTGGAATTAGGACAATACCTAAGCATGCTCCTTTTACATTCGAGGAACCATCAGTAAATAAAGTCCAAGTCACTGGTTTAGATCCAATAAATACTTGTAATCCCTTTTCTGCTTCATGAACTAAACTTGTGCTAAAATCTTCTACGAAATCTGCTAAAACCTACAATTTTATTGCAGTTCTGGGCTGGTATGTGATATCATACTCACTGAGTTCTATtgccacttagctaacctaccagATAGTTCCTGGTTATGCAATATATTCCTCAGGGGGGAAGCTATTATTACGgagataggatgacattgaaaataactCAATTTTTTAGATGCCATAATTAGTGCTAAAGCATGTTTTTCTAGATCAAGGTATCGTGTGTCACTATCTAAAaaagatttactaacataatatattggagattgtttacctttatCCTCTTGTACAATAACGCACTTACCGCCACTTCTGACACATCAAGGTAGATAAGCAGCCTTTCCCCGTCTTTCGGTTTGGCTAGCAAAGACAGATTTGAAAGATATGATTTTATGTCCTTGAGGGCTTgttggcattcatcagtccattcaATTGATTCTACTTTTTCAATACTGAAAAAGAATTTAAAACTTTTTTTTGAtgatttttaaataaatctcCCTAGTGCTGTTATTCTTCATGTTAATCTCTGCACTTCCTTTTTACTTGAGAGTATATCGGGTATTTCCTCTATAGCTTGATTtgtgcaggatttacttcaattcctTTGTTAGAAACATGAAAACCTAAAAACTTACCTAAAGATACGCCAAAAACACATTTTTTTTGGATTTAGCTTCATATTGTACTTGCGGAAAATCTGAAAAGTGTCCGACAAATGCTAGAAATGATCTCCTGCCTGTGTCgatttgactagcatatcattAATGTAGACTTTCATAGTCTCTCCCATATgttcttgaaatattttagttACCAATCTTGGTATGTGGCTCCAGCATTTTttagaccaaaaggcatgacttTGTAATAGTAAGTCCCTCTGTCTAtgataaaggaagttttttcttTATCTGTAGGATCcatctttatttatttatatccTGAATATGCATATAAAAAACTTAAAAGCTCATGTCCTACGGTagaatcaattagttgatctatgtgcAGCAAAGGGAatgaatctttaggacaagctttattTAAGTCAGTATAATCTGCACAAACTCGCAATATCCCATTTTTTTGGTACTGCCACAGTATTAGCTAGccagttaggatattttacctaTCGTATTGATCCAATTTTTAAAGTTTTTGTACCTCATCCTGGATCACCTAATTTTTGAAGGAtccttgcttccttttcttctgCTTGATAGGTGGATATGATGGGTCTTCGTtcagtttgtgagtcatcacctcTTGCAgtatacctgtcatatctgaatgCGGCCAAGCAAAGCAAATTGAGTTAGCTTTTAAAatttcaattaacttacctttcattttTGTGCTCAGGTTTACACCCTAAAAACTTTTCTGTCCAACCAGTGTTTAAATAGCACCACCGCTTTGAGTTCTTCGGTAGTTGTCTTAATATTTTCACTTTCTTCTGGCTCTTGTGCTGGAATGCCTTCAGTTGAGGTTTGTATTGCAACATCCTCAACTGAATTCTATAACTGCTATTTCTTGCCTTCCACCTAGTTCATTGTGCTGGTAGCAATTACATAATTGATACTCCTCGAAGCTTGTTAATATCCACGGATTTGATGAATCCCTCACTTTGAaggaaatttgataacttgatgcaatGTGGACGGTACAACATCCATATCGTGAATCCATGATCTTCCTAGGATTATATTATAAGCCATGTCTGCATCTATCACTTGAAACTTTCTATCCTTGATAACCCCTTCTGCAAACGTAGCTAGCACTACTTCTCCTTTTATGATAACACTTGAATTATCAAACCCAGATAAAGTTCGGGCCTTTGGTATCACCTTGTCGTCAATTTGTATTTCATCCACCACTCTTAGTAAAATAATATTTACGGAACTACTTGGGTCAATCAAAACTTGTTTTACGTTAGTATCGTGTAAAAGTAAGGATATTactagtgcgtcattgtgaggaaTCATCAAGCCATCCGCATCTTCATCATCAAATGTTATATTATCTCCTTCCAAAGTGTGACGTATTTTCTTCCCATGAGTGACTGTGACTTTTGATGTCTTCTTTGTTGCTGTATAAGTCACATCATTGACCTCGTCTCTCCCGGTTATTACATTGACTGTTCTTTTTAAAGATGGGGGTTTTGGGGGTTCTTGTCTATTCTTCATATATGATTGCCTACCTTTCTCGCTGAACAGGTCAGTTAGATAACCTTGCTTCAATAAATGCTCAACCTTTCCTTGTAGTAACCTGCAATATGTTGTTCTATGGTCATGATAGTTGTGAAATTCACTCCAATAATCTTGATATCTTTTGCTCGGATCTAACCTCATTTCTTtaggccaccgtaccttatctcccataccTTTTAAAATAGTCACCAAATCGGAGGTACTAACACTAAAACTATAGTCTCAGATTCTCGTATGTGTGTTGAAATTGTCTCCTCACACATCCCGTTCCTTTCTGAATCTAGGTGAAGAACCTGCATCTTTTCGCCTTGACCTCGATTTGTATTGTAAGTTTTTTTGTTTGGAACGAGAATCTTGACCTGCAGGACCCATAtaaggctcgtacctattttttCCGGTCCTTTTTTCTGATTCTGAGCATCTTGACCCTGCTCTTTCATCAACCCTTGGTTGTGCAACTATGTTTTCCTCTGTTCGCAGCTTCGTGTTGTATCTGTTATACACGTCgttccaagttgttgctggaaATTCTCGCAAACTTTCTTTCAGACTCCTCGTGGCTTCTGAACATTTCTCATTTAGATTGCTTACAAACGCCTTGGCCGCCCAATTTTTAGGTACTCGTGGTAACATCATCCTCTCCCATTGGAATCTATCCACAAACTATCTGAGTAGTTCTGTGTTTCCTTGTTTTACCTTAAAGAtgtcttctctccttttttttttaaactttttgagcCCCCGAATGTACttttataaatgaatctgcaagttcagcaaaagaatcaatagagTTTTCAGGTAAGATAGAATACCACGTTAATGCTCCTTTCGTGAGTGTTTCACCAATTTTTTTGACCAAAACTGACTCGATTTCTTGCTTAGTTAAATCATTGCCTTTCACGCCAGATGTAAACACGGTTACGTGATGATCTCGTGGGTCAGTTGTTCTATCATATTTTAGAATATCAGGAATTTTAATCTTCTTACGAATCGGCAAAGGTGTTGCACTCGGCTTCCAGGGCTGCTGTGGATATTTATCAATATCTACACCTTTAATCACGGGTGGTACGTCAggtatttgttctatgcgattatTTTGCTCTTTTAGCTatttctgcaaagttagtaccaaactttgtaaatcagaattatttGGTGTACCTAACCTTCCATCACGAGATTCACTGGGAGTTCCTCCGTTTTCTGAATTGGCAAGTCCCGGGCATAGGTTTTCTATGATTGCGGTATTGGTTAGAGGAGGAGTTGGTGGAGCAGTTGGCAATCCCCTAATAAAATCTTAGAGAGCGTTGTTCACGTGTTCTGCGATCAATTGTTTTAAAGCGTCTTGTTCGATAGTTTGCTCGTCCCCTTAATGATCATTCGTGTGTGTTGTTGATCTTTCAGGTGTCCCTTCTCGGGACAGTCGAGGAGATTCTTGTGGTGAAGGGATTTGTGGAGTTTCTCCGTCCTGTGGATTTAGCTGGTTTTTTTCGTTGACAGTTGGCATGATTGCTTGTCATAAAGATAATTTGTAAagtgaaaagattatcagatttccggtaactgaaccaatttgtttaacaaaAAAATATGTTTCTTGACCAAAGTCTAAATTTAGGAGAAAACAGATTACTAATAGCCAAATTTTACTTCACTTTCACAATGATATTTAAAGAAATTGATAAGTATGGCAAAGGAACTAATTGATGATCAAAATGTAAAATTAAGATAGAGAATTTCGAAAAAGCATTAAAGTAAAGAGTATATTTCAATAGTATTGAGATCTATCTTTACAAATAAAATTGTGTCCTTATATATGAATGTACAATTATAATGGTTTTCCCACGTAATTTGGGTTTATTATGGGCATAATGATATTGATTGCCCATTATCTTGGATATGCATATTTATAGCTATAAATACCATATAACTATTCCGATTATCCTTCCTTATTTACTTACAGTTCATGTATCTTTCGTTCCTTTTGTTCATTATTTATTCTGTCCTCATCTCTTCTTTGTCAACTGTTAGGTCCAATTCTCTTCTCTGTACGGTCTTTGGGTATTTCTCCCCGTGGTTTTTTCTCCCAATTAATTCTTTTAATTGAGGATATCACTTATTTCTATATCACTATTTCACGTGTCATGCTATATCAGCATTCAAATATTCCACGTGTTACGTCATTTTACCACCGATACACCAACTATAGGAGATGATGGCATGTCAGCTAGAAGCGGCTGTGAATCTTGAACAGAAATTTCCGACGTGGTTTAGTTCTAACCCAACAGGGCAATAAGGAGCTGACTACTTTGGCAGAGCTCTCGGGGTCTTGCATTAGAAAAAGTCAACTAAAGTCATAGGTATACGTGAACAATAGAATAAAAGTATATAATAAGTAGAGCAACAAATATATATACCAATGTTATATGAACAGGAAAATAGTAAATACGGAGCTAGTATTTGGCCAtagatttccaaatttattttaaaaattttgatttgggtgaagtttggtttgaagatgaaaatgtgtttgaaCATCAGTTCTCATAACATATTTCTTAAATTGATTTTGGAAAAAAatgaaacatgacttatacccacaagttctaaaaactattaCAAATACCCAACAGAATTATTATCAATAACATTTATCATATTATCGCAAATCatagtcctgaacataaataaatttg
This sequence is a window from Nicotiana sylvestris chromosome 3, ASM39365v2, whole genome shotgun sequence. Protein-coding genes within it:
- the LOC138887289 gene encoding uncharacterized protein, which produces MDPTDKEKTSFIIDRGTYYYKVMPFGLKNAGATYQDCIEKVESIEWTDECQQALKDIKSYLSNLSLLAKPKDGERLLIYLDVSEVAVLADFVEDFSTSLVHEAEKGLQVFIGSKPVTWTLFTDGSSNVKGACLGIVLIPQSGEIIRQAIKCYTIITNEVEYEALIAGLEIARELGIEQIVIKSDSQLGENTEANALANLASVTEVTNAENAIVIHLFHSILDQVKNEYVILPEDKKKSQVLHQKAAWYCLIRGNLFRKMFGGPLAWCLGPSQTEYVMREVHEGHYGNRAGGRSLHKEKIREVKGQLARSVSGSIVDLLNNYRTSTGETPFSLHYGTEALIPVEIGEPSMRYTHAIEEANEEEMQVSLDLLEERREVALIRMAAQKQMIERCYNRKANLWYFKIGDFVPKKVFRSTTMANAGKLSPNWEGPYKARGIAGKGAYELETMDGSILPSHWNTVHLKK